One part of the Polycyclovorans algicola TG408 genome encodes these proteins:
- a CDS encoding alpha/beta fold hydrolase, protein MAELAAVTTGRFWLDDSQIAYERWGRAGDPPLILLHGILLDSGINRGLARKMVREGYEVVLLDFFGHGRSDRSSDPKDHRADFYAEQVLAVMDHLGFNKAVIGGVSLGCIVSLHVAHKAPERVQAMLLEMPVMEWSAPWAIIMLGPLLVSSRYLPFLQGPFARWLAKRPRPRNEVAASVINTLSMTPSHMAAVLHGVLVGSIVPTEQQRQKLTMPTLIIAHARDRLHEFQDAYVLHQELSQSRLLKANSILELRLKPQRLWPQISQFLQDVKPGKKRTAGRRKSV, encoded by the coding sequence ATGGCCGAACTGGCTGCCGTCACCACCGGGCGCTTCTGGCTCGACGATTCGCAGATTGCCTACGAACGCTGGGGCCGCGCCGGTGACCCGCCACTGATCCTGCTGCACGGCATCCTGCTGGACTCGGGCATCAATCGCGGGCTGGCGCGCAAGATGGTCCGCGAGGGCTACGAGGTGGTGTTGCTCGACTTTTTCGGCCACGGCCGCAGCGACCGCAGCAGTGATCCCAAGGACCACCGCGCCGACTTTTACGCCGAACAGGTGCTGGCCGTGATGGACCATCTGGGCTTCAACAAGGCGGTCATCGGCGGCGTTTCGCTGGGCTGCATCGTGTCGCTGCACGTCGCCCACAAGGCACCCGAGCGGGTGCAGGCGATGCTCCTCGAAATGCCGGTGATGGAATGGTCGGCGCCGTGGGCCATCATCATGCTCGGACCGCTGCTGGTCAGCTCGCGCTATCTGCCGTTTCTGCAAGGGCCGTTCGCCCGCTGGCTGGCCAAACGTCCGCGCCCGCGCAACGAAGTCGCAGCGTCAGTGATTAACACCCTGTCGATGACGCCGAGTCATATGGCCGCGGTGCTGCACGGCGTCCTCGTGGGTTCGATCGTGCCGACCGAGCAGCAGCGCCAGAAACTGACCATGCCCACGCTGATCATTGCCCACGCCCGCGACCGGCTCCACGAGTTTCAGGACGCTTACGTGCTCCACCAGGAGCTGTCGCAGTCGCGTCTGCTCAAGGCCAACAGCATTCTTGAATTGCGCCTCAAACCGCAGCGACTGTGGCCGCAGATCAGCCAGTTTTTGCAGGATGTGAAGCCCGGCAAGAAGCGGACGGCCGGGCGACGCAAATCGGTGTGA
- a CDS encoding acyl-CoA dehydrogenase family protein, producing MIHLETPKKFRPLVKQAQQVAQEIFRPNSRHYDRAEHEAPQELELLAALLDGLNAAGGTSGAGAAGVRRDDTGDANNRNGANLSTVLGVMELCWGDVGLLLAMPRQGLGNSAIASVATPEQLERFAGRWAAMAITEPHCGSDSAAIRTTARLDGDHYVLNGEKIYVTSGERADLVVVWATLDKDVGRAAIKSFVVEKGIPGFELVRLEHKLGIKASDTAAFVLKDVRVPKENLLGSPDIDVGKGFAGVMQTFDNTRPLVAGMAVGLMRACLDETRAQLEVAGIEIDYGAQPSRMSSAAAQFIALEADYEAARLLTLQAAWMADNRRPNSLQASIAKAKAGRGAVDVALGCIALLGGAGFSEHHLLEKWARDAKILDIFEGTQQIQLLIIARRLLNKSSAELK from the coding sequence ATGATTCATCTCGAAACCCCGAAAAAATTCAGGCCGCTGGTCAAGCAGGCGCAGCAGGTCGCGCAGGAAATCTTCCGCCCCAACTCGCGTCATTACGACCGCGCCGAACACGAGGCGCCTCAAGAGCTGGAACTGCTTGCCGCGCTGCTCGATGGCCTGAATGCTGCCGGCGGCACCAGCGGTGCGGGCGCGGCCGGCGTGCGGCGCGACGACACCGGCGACGCAAACAACCGCAACGGCGCCAATCTGAGCACCGTGCTGGGCGTGATGGAATTGTGCTGGGGCGACGTCGGGCTGCTGCTGGCCATGCCGCGACAGGGCCTCGGCAACTCGGCCATCGCCTCGGTGGCCACGCCCGAGCAACTCGAGCGCTTCGCCGGCCGCTGGGCCGCGATGGCGATCACCGAGCCGCACTGCGGCAGCGACTCGGCGGCGATCCGCACCACCGCCAGGCTAGACGGCGATCACTACGTTCTGAACGGCGAAAAGATCTACGTCACCAGCGGTGAGCGCGCCGATCTGGTGGTCGTCTGGGCGACCCTGGACAAGGACGTGGGCCGCGCGGCGATCAAGAGCTTCGTGGTCGAAAAAGGCATCCCCGGCTTCGAACTGGTGCGGCTGGAACACAAGCTCGGCATCAAGGCCTCCGACACCGCCGCGTTCGTGCTGAAAGACGTGCGGGTCCCTAAGGAAAACCTGCTGGGCTCGCCCGACATCGACGTGGGCAAGGGGTTTGCCGGGGTCATGCAAACCTTTGACAACACCCGGCCGCTGGTGGCCGGCATGGCGGTGGGGCTGATGCGCGCCTGCCTCGATGAAACCCGCGCGCAGCTTGAGGTCGCCGGCATCGAGATCGACTACGGCGCTCAGCCGTCCCGCATGTCATCGGCCGCCGCGCAGTTCATCGCCCTGGAAGCCGACTATGAGGCAGCCCGCCTGCTGACCCTGCAGGCCGCGTGGATGGCCGACAACCGCAGGCCGAACTCGCTGCAGGCGTCCATCGCCAAGGCCAAGGCCGGGCGGGGTGCCGTCGACGTGGCGCTGGGCTGCATTGCGCTGCTCGGTGGCGCCGGCTTTAGCGAGCACCACTTGCTGGAAAAATGGGCGCGCGACGCCAAGATTCTCGATATCTTCGAGGGCACCCAGCAGATTCAGTTGCTGATTATCGCCCGTCGATTACTGAACAAGTCATCTGCTGAACTCAAATAA
- a CDS encoding DUF2845 domain-containing protein, giving the protein MKRLVIVLWLLSGVWAAPVVASDVLRCGSRLVQTGATPAEVQALCGEPVFRDDWGVAPTGGFGPTRSVEQWTYDFGPSQLLQVLLFRDQQLQSITADGYGLSRRPGGGCRHTDIVPGLSKYRLLARCGEPTSAEAFHVLAPPRHPRHGPFDRYGYPPQVIEVFRENWVYNFGPGTLQRLLTLENGRVVTVDNGKRGF; this is encoded by the coding sequence ATGAAACGGCTGGTGATCGTGCTTTGGCTCCTCTCGGGGGTGTGGGCGGCGCCCGTTGTCGCCAGTGACGTGCTGCGCTGCGGTTCACGTCTGGTGCAGACCGGCGCAACACCGGCCGAGGTTCAGGCCCTGTGCGGTGAACCGGTGTTTCGTGACGACTGGGGGGTTGCGCCCACCGGCGGCTTCGGCCCGACGCGGAGCGTTGAGCAGTGGACCTATGACTTTGGCCCCAGCCAACTGCTTCAGGTGCTGCTGTTTCGTGACCAGCAGTTGCAGTCGATCACCGCAGACGGGTACGGCCTGTCGCGGCGACCCGGCGGTGGCTGCCGCCACACCGACATCGTGCCGGGCCTTTCGAAATACCGGCTGCTGGCGCGCTGCGGCGAGCCGACCAGCGCCGAAGCCTTTCACGTGCTGGCGCCGCCACGCCACCCGCGGCATGGCCCCTTCGACCGGTACGGTTACCCGCCGCAGGTGATCGAGGTCTTCCGCGAAAACTGGGTCTACAACTTTGGCCCCGGTACCCTGCAGCGGTTGCTGACCCTGGAAAACGGTCGCGTGGTGACGGTCGACAACGGCAAGCGCGGATTCTGA
- a CDS encoding acyl-CoA dehydrogenase family protein, whose amino-acid sequence MAKRDLTGSGLALVNRLAKLPFMQRPGVKVFSEKALAVGTRGGFQAIRAAQQSFKAVKGLGQPARMATAPSAELFDLTPSDEQQMLIDAARSFADGELRPAAGPANEALAAPDALLAAADGLGFALLNIPEALGGAGQTREAVTNVLTTEALAYGDLSLAVACLAPVSVATVLADLGSGEQQATYLSAFTGERLPSAALALMEPQPLADPIQPQTTAIATTGGYRLTGEKSLVVRGADAELLIVSAMLKDRPHLFIVEGGSAGLSVAPEPAMGLRAASTVRLKLDDVAVPARALLGDADSLEGVVLRSRLAWRALGCGTGRAVLDFVMPYVNERQAFGEPISHRQSVAFAISDMAIELEGLRLLTLCAASRLDAGQPAARALALARQFTQHKLAKIGSDGVQLLGGHGFTKEYPVERWYRDLRACAVMDGVLVV is encoded by the coding sequence ATGGCCAAACGTGACCTCACGGGCAGCGGCCTGGCGTTGGTCAACCGCCTCGCCAAACTGCCGTTCATGCAACGGCCCGGCGTCAAGGTTTTTTCCGAAAAGGCGCTGGCGGTCGGGACCCGCGGCGGCTTTCAGGCCATCAGGGCGGCGCAACAATCGTTCAAGGCGGTCAAGGGACTGGGCCAGCCCGCACGAATGGCCACAGCACCGTCGGCTGAGTTGTTCGACCTGACCCCCAGCGACGAGCAACAGATGCTCATTGATGCGGCGCGCAGCTTTGCCGATGGCGAATTGCGACCCGCTGCAGGCCCGGCCAACGAGGCGTTGGCGGCGCCGGACGCCCTGCTTGCCGCCGCCGATGGCCTGGGCTTCGCCCTGCTCAACATCCCCGAAGCCCTGGGCGGCGCGGGGCAGACGCGCGAGGCCGTCACCAACGTGCTGACCACCGAAGCGCTGGCCTACGGTGATCTCAGCCTCGCCGTGGCCTGTCTGGCCCCCGTCTCGGTGGCCACGGTGCTCGCCGATCTCGGCAGTGGCGAGCAGCAGGCGACCTATCTGTCGGCGTTCACCGGCGAGCGGCTGCCGAGTGCCGCGCTGGCCTTGATGGAACCGCAGCCGCTGGCCGATCCGATACAGCCACAAACCACGGCCATCGCCACCACCGGCGGCTACCGGCTGACCGGCGAGAAATCGCTGGTGGTGCGCGGCGCCGACGCCGAGTTACTGATCGTCAGTGCCATGCTCAAGGACCGACCCCATCTGTTCATCGTCGAAGGCGGCAGCGCCGGGCTGAGCGTGGCGCCCGAACCGGCGATGGGCCTGCGTGCCGCCAGCACGGTGCGCCTGAAGCTGGACGACGTGGCCGTGCCGGCGCGTGCCCTGTTGGGCGATGCCGACAGTCTCGAAGGCGTGGTGCTGCGCTCACGGCTGGCGTGGCGCGCCCTGGGCTGTGGCACCGGCCGGGCGGTGCTGGATTTCGTGATGCCCTATGTCAACGAGCGTCAGGCCTTCGGTGAGCCCATCAGCCACCGCCAGTCGGTCGCCTTCGCAATCAGCGACATGGCCATCGAACTGGAAGGCCTGCGGCTGCTCACGCTGTGCGCCGCCAGCCGGCTCGATGCCGGCCAACCCGCTGCCCGCGCGCTGGCGTTGGCGCGGCAATTCACCCAGCACAAGCTGGCGAAGATCGGTTCGGACGGCGTGCAACTGCTCGGCGGCCACGGCTTCACCAAGGAATATCCCGTCGAGCGCTGGTACCGCGATCTGCGGGCCTGCGCGGTGATGGACGGCGTGCTCGTCGTTTGA
- a CDS encoding Crp/Fnr family transcriptional regulator, translating to MLFFEHHSSRGARMDVAKALGSTLLFQDFSPEELALLASTTVEETLPAGETLFREGDIGNSMFVIMLGGVKVMKRNEHGDDEELARLGSGDCFGEMAVLDSGHARISTISALEQTTLLVISQPQVEALCARHSGFGRSFYREIARRLSRRLSITSSDVTHYRALWRSLRRH from the coding sequence GTGCTATTCTTCGAACATCACTCGTCGCGGGGAGCTCGGATGGACGTTGCGAAGGCCTTGGGTTCAACGCTGCTGTTCCAGGATTTCTCACCTGAGGAACTCGCATTACTGGCGAGTACGACCGTCGAGGAAACACTCCCGGCCGGCGAGACCCTGTTTCGCGAAGGTGACATCGGCAATTCGATGTTCGTGATCATGCTCGGCGGCGTGAAAGTCATGAAGCGCAACGAACACGGTGACGACGAGGAGCTGGCACGGCTCGGCAGTGGTGACTGCTTTGGAGAGATGGCCGTGCTGGATTCCGGTCACGCCCGCATCAGCACGATCTCGGCGCTCGAGCAGACCACCCTGCTGGTGATTTCGCAGCCGCAGGTCGAAGCTCTTTGCGCGCGGCACAGTGGCTTTGGCCGCAGTTTTTATCGCGAAATTGCCCGCAGACTTTCTCGTCGCCTGAGCATAACGTCCAGTGATGTGACGCACTACCGAGCGCTGTGGCGCAGCCTCCGCCGTCACTGA